One Micromonospora sp. WMMD812 genomic window carries:
- a CDS encoding alpha/beta fold hydrolase, with protein MLLRKTALTLALTTAAVLLAPAATAAAAPRDATASAAPHDATASAAPHDATAPPPVVATAAAASPVIVVGGLSGIAAAYEPLAARLRGDGLRVFVYQLPGLGLGDIPTSARSFAGYVAQVRAATGATTVDLVAHSEGGLVSRYYLKRLGGAAAVGRYVSLGTPQYGTYVANILQFLGLGSCAGVVACQQMTIGSAFLADLNAGDDTPGAVRYTTVRTVQDELVRPTQNATLADGATNVLIQAYCPLRLVGHLGLVLDGTTYTVIRGALADAGVNPNCFAL; from the coding sequence ATGCTGCTCCGAAAGACCGCCCTGACCCTCGCCCTGACCACCGCCGCCGTCCTGCTCGCGCCGGCCGCCACCGCCGCCGCCGCGCCGCGCGACGCCACCGCCTCCGCCGCGCCGCACGACGCCACCGCCTCCGCCGCGCCGCACGACGCCACCGCCCCGCCGCCCGTCGTGGCCACCGCCGCGGCCGCCAGCCCGGTCATCGTGGTCGGTGGACTCAGCGGCATCGCCGCCGCGTACGAGCCGCTCGCCGCGCGGCTGCGTGGCGACGGTCTCCGGGTCTTCGTCTACCAGTTGCCGGGGCTCGGGCTCGGCGACATCCCGACCTCCGCCCGCTCCTTCGCCGGCTACGTCGCCCAGGTCCGGGCCGCCACCGGCGCGACCACCGTCGACCTGGTCGCCCACTCCGAGGGCGGTCTGGTCTCCCGCTACTACCTCAAGCGTCTCGGCGGCGCCGCCGCCGTCGGACGCTACGTCAGCCTGGGCACCCCGCAGTACGGCACGTACGTGGCGAACATCCTGCAGTTCCTCGGCCTGGGCAGCTGCGCCGGCGTCGTCGCCTGCCAGCAGATGACGATCGGGTCCGCCTTCCTCGCCGACCTGAACGCCGGCGACGACACCCCCGGCGCGGTGCGCTACACCACCGTCCGAACCGTGCAGGACGAACTCGTCCGGCCGACGCAGAACGCCACGCTCGCCGACGGCGCCACCAACGTGCTGATCCAGGCGTACTGCCCGCTGCGGTTGGTGGGGCACCTCGGGCTGGTGCTCGACGGCACCACGTACACCGTCATCCGTGGCGCGCTGGCCGACGCCGGCGTCAACCCCAACTGCTTCGCGCTCTGA
- a CDS encoding M48 family metalloprotease has protein sequence MSESPAAAPAVEPPADGNPAGGGISNRPPGYPSALVWLRAGILRDWRGVLGAFVATWFYLPLALLAAVSSGLTLAAVGLFTGGLGADDQLPAVVRDTPLVGSLLEAFLSRSGGVLGGFVGFAVGFLAGFLGVLLLPWRSTLDEPLALLTGLLGMVVAAALIGVLYTLYRVLLEPRLLVVSGARELSRREEDRLRPLLADCARRLGLPSLPRLLMEDDPVLTNARTYARHIVVTTAVLTEPDEEIAALLSHELVHWRTGDEVTSAFVRGVALPLTLVHAVPAWLTRTFPHPATNFVVFLLFWPVLLTMRYVVLPLHARDVRAAEYRADLGAVLAGHVEGMRSVLERRRSFETGRSGWDEAVCATHPPHELRLDRLDRASAPAVAGPVPAPVTAEALFGRPGAIGTPRSWLVVGLVVLALCVGASGLGAVQWAFFRPQSAVEGFFSALADRDSDAALDRLTPEARAAVANREQLAAMLRAEGYQPPTDVDVTAIERDGDEATATVSYRLGGAEQTAELALRRDDAATAGLFHGWHVVEGLFPLDVPPGRAGLALNGVAIPPTTESGARLALLPGTYTATGEGSALGEVPPETVQVAPGESTGSTLGLAPVMKPTAGTAAEERVRAHLDECAKQTVAAPPGCPFRYYTGGTIQKITWTILEYPRVAVELTGPATAQVSTPYESRGKVRATGSSTSYFGSSAPFTDEQEITVAGVITAEGDTLTFRPAGLDD, from the coding sequence ATGAGCGAATCTCCCGCGGCGGCGCCGGCCGTCGAACCGCCGGCTGACGGGAACCCGGCCGGCGGTGGCATCTCGAACCGCCCACCTGGCTACCCGAGCGCGCTGGTCTGGCTGCGCGCCGGGATCCTGCGCGACTGGCGCGGCGTGCTCGGCGCCTTCGTCGCCACCTGGTTCTACCTGCCCCTCGCGCTGCTGGCCGCGGTGTCATCCGGTCTCACCCTCGCGGCAGTGGGCCTGTTCACCGGTGGCCTCGGCGCCGACGACCAACTGCCCGCGGTGGTCCGCGACACCCCGCTGGTCGGCAGCCTGCTCGAGGCGTTCCTCAGCCGCTCGGGCGGCGTGCTCGGCGGCTTCGTCGGCTTCGCGGTCGGCTTCCTCGCCGGGTTCCTCGGCGTGCTGCTGCTGCCCTGGCGGTCCACCCTCGACGAACCCCTCGCCCTCCTCACCGGCCTCCTGGGCATGGTGGTCGCGGCCGCCCTGATCGGGGTGCTCTACACGCTCTACCGGGTGCTACTGGAACCCCGGCTGCTGGTCGTCTCCGGCGCGCGGGAGCTCAGCCGGCGGGAGGAGGACCGGCTCCGGCCCCTCCTGGCGGACTGTGCCCGCCGGCTCGGCCTGCCCTCCCTGCCGCGGCTGCTCATGGAGGACGACCCGGTGCTCACCAACGCCCGGACCTACGCCCGGCACATCGTGGTGACCACCGCGGTGCTCACCGAGCCGGACGAGGAGATCGCCGCGCTGCTCAGCCACGAGCTGGTCCACTGGCGCACCGGGGACGAGGTCACCAGCGCGTTCGTCCGGGGGGTCGCGCTGCCGCTGACCCTCGTGCACGCCGTACCGGCGTGGCTGACGCGCACGTTCCCGCACCCCGCCACCAACTTCGTGGTCTTCCTGCTGTTCTGGCCGGTGCTGCTGACCATGCGCTACGTCGTGTTGCCGCTGCACGCGAGGGACGTGCGGGCGGCCGAGTACCGGGCCGACCTCGGCGCGGTGCTCGCCGGCCACGTCGAGGGCATGCGCAGCGTCCTGGAGCGGCGCAGGTCGTTCGAGACCGGCCGCAGCGGCTGGGACGAGGCGGTCTGCGCCACCCACCCGCCGCACGAGCTGCGGCTGGACCGGCTCGACCGTGCCTCCGCGCCGGCCGTCGCCGGGCCGGTGCCCGCCCCGGTCACCGCGGAAGCGCTCTTCGGCCGGCCCGGGGCGATCGGCACCCCGCGGAGCTGGCTCGTGGTCGGCCTCGTGGTGCTCGCCCTCTGCGTGGGCGCCAGCGGGCTCGGCGCGGTGCAGTGGGCCTTCTTCCGGCCGCAGTCGGCGGTCGAAGGGTTCTTCTCGGCACTGGCCGACCGCGACAGCGACGCCGCCCTCGACCGGCTGACACCCGAGGCGCGCGCGGCGGTGGCCAACCGCGAACAACTCGCCGCCATGCTGCGGGCCGAGGGCTACCAGCCGCCGACCGACGTCGACGTGACCGCCATCGAGCGCGACGGCGACGAGGCCACGGCCACGGTCTCCTACCGGTTGGGCGGTGCCGAGCAGACGGCCGAGCTGGCGCTGCGCCGGGACGACGCGGCGACCGCCGGGCTCTTCCACGGCTGGCACGTGGTCGAGGGCCTCTTCCCGCTGGACGTCCCGCCGGGGCGCGCCGGGCTGGCCCTCAACGGGGTGGCGATTCCGCCCACCACCGAGAGCGGCGCGAGGCTCGCCCTGCTGCCCGGCACGTACACCGCCACCGGGGAGGGCAGTGCGCTCGGCGAGGTGCCGCCGGAGACGGTGCAGGTGGCGCCGGGCGAGAGCACGGGAAGCACGCTCGGCCTGGCTCCGGTCATGAAGCCGACCGCGGGCACGGCGGCGGAGGAGCGCGTCCGCGCGCACCTCGACGAGTGCGCGAAGCAGACGGTCGCCGCGCCGCCGGGCTGCCCGTTCCGCTACTACACCGGTGGCACGATCCAGAAGATCACCTGGACGATCCTCGAGTACCCGCGCGTCGCCGTCGAGCTGACCGGTCCCGCCACCGCGCAGGTCAGCACCCCGTACGAGTCCCGCGGAAAGGTACGCGCCACCGGCAGCAGCACCTCCTACTTCGGCAGCAGCGCGCCGTTCACCGACGAGCAGGAGATCACCGTGGCGGGCGTGATCACCGCCGAGGGCGACACCCTCACCTTCCGGCCCGCCGGCCTCGACGACTGA